GAATATGACGACTTTTCAAATCCCTATTCAAATCTTTGTTTGCCATCCTATTTCCTCCTACACTACTCATAGTCAAAGTTTGATGAAACTAATGCTCCTGTTTAAAAGTTTTCTTCACGCTAATAGAAAGCGCTTACTTTTAAAACAATATTAAGAGTGCATAACGTACTGATCTTTTCTTCTCTTTGAATACTACATACAGTACTTCGAATAATAGGTTGATTTAGGCAGTCACTGAAATTGATTTTAATCTTAGCTTTGATAATATATCTTTCGTCATTTTTTCTAAATTATATTCTGGATTAAATCCCCATTCTTCTTTCGCACAAGTTGAATCTATTCGATTAGGCCAGCTGTCGGCAATAGATTGTCTTACAGGATCAACTTTATAATTCAAGACAAACTCTGGAATATGCTTTTGGATTTCAGCGGCGATTTTCGCTGGATCAAAGCTCATAGCAGATACATTAAATGAATTTCGGTGTTTTAATTTGGAAGCATCAGCTTCCATCAATGTAATAATAGCCGTTAATGCATCAGGCATGTACATCATATCCATATACGTCCCCTCAGCAATGTAAGATGTGTATCTTTTATGTTTAATGGCTTCATAGTAGATTTCAACTGCGTAATCCGTTGTTCCCCCACCAGGAGGTGTCATATATGAAATAAGACCAGGGAATCGAAGCCCCCTTGTGTCTACTCCAAATTTGGAGTAATAGTAATCACATAGTAATTCTCCAGATACTTTATTGACCCCATACATCGTTGTTGGTCGTTGAATAATATCTTGTGGAGTCAGATTTTTAGGAGTTGTGGGACCGAAAGCGCCAATAGAGCTAGGCGTGAAGAGTTGACAATTTAGTTCTCTTGCTGCTTCCAACGCATTTACTAATCCACCCATATTTAAATGCCAAGCTAAAAGCGGCTTCTTTTCAGCTGTTGCTGACAGTAAAGCAGCTAAATGAATAATTGTATCCACTTCATATTTTTTAGCCATGTTGAACATTGCTTTTTCCTCTGTCACATCCAAAATTTCAAATGGGCCTGATTGAACAACATCACTTTCTGTTCTTCTAATATCTGTTGCGATGATATTGTCGTAGCCGTAAATCTCTCTCATTTTTAGCGTTAACTCTGAACCAATTTGACCTAAAGCACCTGTTACTAAGATCTTTTTCATGAAAAAACCTCCCCTTTTTTACTTACGATTCTGCAAGTACTCCCCTTAAATAAGTTCCATCTCTTTGCCTACTTTTTCATAAAGAGCTAAGGCATGGTCTAGCATCTCTTTTGTATGCGCAGCCGTTGGCATATTTCTTACTCGCCCTGTGCCTTTTGGAACGGTAGGAAAAACAATAGATTTTGCATACACACCCTCTTCATTCAGTCGCTTACTAAACTCTTGTGTTTTTGCTTCATCTCCGATTACACAAGGGGTGATCGGTGTTTCGCTTGCTCCAATATCAAATCCTAATGCTTTCAGCCCTTCTTTTAAATAATTGCTGTTTTCCCATAGCTTATTTTGAAGATCCGAGCTATCCATCAAAATATCAATAGCTTCTATACAAGCGGCAACTGCTCCAGGTGTGACCGCTGTTGAGAATAAGAATGGACGACTTCTTACTTTTAACCAATCTATTAAATCTCTCTTTCCTGCTACATAGCCTCCTACAACCCCGATAGCTTTAGATAACGTTCCTATTTGAAAATCTACGCGATCTGATAACCCAAAATGTTTCACTGTTCCTGCGCCATTTCCTAATACACCTGATCCATGGGCATCGTCAACATACGTCATTACATCAAATTCTTCAGCAATCTCCACAATCTCTGGAAGCTTGGCAATATCTCCGTCCATCGAGAATACTCCGTCTGTGATAATCATGATTTTGTTGTACATTCCTGACTCTTTTGCTTGGCGTGTTTTTGTTCGTAGATCTTCCATATCAGAATGGTTATAGCGGATAATCTTTGCCTTTGATAATCGACATCCATCAATAATGGAAGCATGATTAAGTTCATCTGAAAGAATAGCATCGTGTTTATCCATCACTGCTGAAATGGCTGCCATATTACAATTAAATCCTGATTGATAGGCAATGGCTGCTTCTGTATGTTTAAATTGGGCGAGTCTCTCTTCTAATTTGACGTGAATATCTAGCGTTCCATTAATTGTGCGAACAGCTCCAGCTCCAACGCCATAGGTTTTCGTTGCTTCTAAACAAGCATCTATTAATCGCTGATCTGTTGCCAAACCTAAATAGTTATTAGATGACAAATTAATTAACTCTCTTCCTGCGATTGTAATGATTGGTCCATTTGGCCCTTCTACAGGGTCAATCACATTATAAAGTCCTTTGTTTTTTAACTCATCCAAGTTTTCTTTTAAAAATTCATGTAATGTTTTACTCGACATTTCATGTACCCCCTTATTGTTTGTAGAAATAAACGTAAAATCTTTAATGATTTACCCCTATTTTCAACGCTGACTTTTAAGAATACTACGCTTATTTCTCTTTTTAAAAAACACATGTGTCCTCCCCATAAAAACACAAATAATCGCTAGAAAGCTTTAATGATAGCGTTTACAAAACTTATAGTAATAGAAAAAAATGATTTTGTCCACCTTTCATGGACAAAAAATCAGAATTTTATTTGTAAATAATTCTTTAGTCCTTAAGGATCCCCATTTCATAAACATGCTCAAATTAAATTTAATTCTTTTGATTAGTCTGTTAGAGAGATAATAAAATACTAACTAAGCATAGTACAGGACAGTCAATATTCTATACCTACAGAGATAAGAAGGAATCTTCCAACTCCTCTTGAAGTAATGTAGCTATAAGATAAATTTAAAAGAGAGGAATATGGGATGAAAAAGAATCTGAACAAGTTATAACCTCTTTCTATTTTGTTGCTTTCACATCGCCCCCGCCCTCCTCCATGGCTAAGTTAAAACAAACTAAATATTCTCAAGTCTCAAGGAGGGATATGGAATGAGGACTGAACAAGAAATGATGAATACAATCATGAACATTGCCAAAAATGACGATCGGATTCGAGCGGTATACATGAATGGCTCACGAACAAATCCTCATGTTCCGAAAGATATTTTCCAAGATTATGATATCGTTTATGTTGTGACAGAAACTTTACCTTTTATAAAAGACAAAAAATGGCTAAATTTGTTTGGTGACGTACTTCTCATGCAGGAACCAAATAAAAATGATCAATCTCAAAATAGTGCTATAGATTCTCCTTGTTCATATGGGTATCTTATGCTTTTTACAGACGGTACTCGAATAGATCTTCATATTGAAAAAAAGGAATATATGCAGGAGCATTATGGTCATGAAAAACTAACCCTTCCACTACTTGATAAAGATCATAGCTTATCACCTATGTCCTCTCCGACAGATGCGGATTATCATGTAGAAAAACCATCAGAGTTTATGTTTATCGAGTGCTGTAATGATTTTTGGTGGAACCTTCAAAACGTAGCAAAAGGCATTTGGCGTGACGAACTTCCATATGCTAAAGGAATGTTTGAATGTGTGATTAGATCAAGGCTAGATGAGATGGTATCATGGTGGATTGGCAGTCAGCACAACTTCGAAATTTCAGTAGGTAAAATGGGGAAATATTTCAAAAAGCATCTTCCTGAAGAGTACTGGGAAATGTACAAAAAATCGTATGGGGACGATAACTATGATACCTTTTGGAATGCAATATTTGTTACATGTGAACTGTTTAGATGTTTAGGAAAAGATGTAGCTAGAACATTAGGGTTCACTTATCATCTTACTGAGGATAGAAATATGATGAGCTATCTTACACATGTAAAACATTTACCTTCTGATGCCAAGAATATTTATTAGGGAAAAATCTTTAGCTTCTAAACGAAAGAGCGTGCTTTAACGAAAATAAAGCATGCTCTTTCTTCTTTAAATAGGCAGAAGATATACCATAGATGGAGATTTCAAGTTTTACTCGACTCTTTTGAAGCCAATTTCTTGTTACATGGAAAACATATCAACTGACCGTTTCCGATAATAATTCCATCTAAAAATCCATTCAAACAATAAATGTCTCTCTTACATTCAATGCATACTCCAATGAGCTCTTTCACTCTTCTCCCTCCCTCTATATTGAAGGTTAATTCCCTTACTTAATGTTTTCGATTAAAGAAATGAAGAAGTTTATAGTCTCTACGATATTCCAATTTATTCTCCTCTATCTTTTGTTTGAACAAATAAAAAGTGGATTTTTTATATTTCTATACTCTAACGCAATATATGATAAAAGTCCCCTATAACCAAATGAACTGTTTTGATAAACCTAATAATTCGAAAGAAAGAAATACTCAAAACCTTGATAAAAGTTGACCAATGCTTTAGTCTTTTCATCAGGGAGTGAATACTATGAGGGAAAATATTTCTGATATTGACTATCAACAAGTAATGGAATATGCATTAGATCCACTTATCATCCATTCAAATCATAAAATTATATATGTGAATCACGCAGCTGAAGAGTTTTTTAGAGGTACAAAAGAAGAAATTATTGGCGCAAGTCCATTAGATATATTTCAAGAAACTTCTAAAGAAGCTATAAGAATGAGAATTCAATCTGCTTATGAACATCCAGCAGAGCTCATTGAAGAAACGATATATAGAATGGATGGAACAACAGTTAATGTTGAATTGTACTGCCACCCTATATTAATGGGAAATACAAAAGTAATCCAAACTTATGTTAGAGATATAACAACAAGAAGAGAACATGAGAAAAAACAAAAAGAAATCGTAAAACAAATAAACGAACTGTCTGCAACCCTTGTTCCTCTTTTAGATGGGATCGCAATCCTCCCATTAGTAGGCTCCATAGATGAGGAAAGAGCACACCAACTCTTAACAGATGTACCCATAAAGGTACAGACTCAAAAAGTAAATTGTTTAATTATCGACTTTTCAGGTATTTATAAATTAGATTCAATTGTAACAGAGCATCTTTTTAAAATTAATCATGTAATGTCATTACTTGGCGTTCATTGTATTTTAACAGGATTAAGACCAGAGCTAGCTTTATCTGCTGTACAACTAGGGATTAATCTTGAGGGGACTTTAAAAATGGCTACTGTAAAAGACGCCCTGAACTCTTTGGGGATCATTTTTACTAGTGATTCCTCAAAATAAATAATATTAAGTTAATCAAACGTGTTTTATGGATATTCTATTCACACCATGTAATTTTAAGGAAATAAAAGGCTCGAGTTGAAATAAACTCAAGCCTTTTTACTTATTACGTAAAAGTACATTTGTTTTTACAAGCTTTTTAAACAATGCCAATCCAAATTTTAAGAGCAGTAGCTAAAATGAATAGAGCTAATAGCCATTGCAGAAACTTTGCATTCACCTTTTGTCCTAGATAAGCTCCTAGTGGAGATGCTAGTAGACTAGCAATAATCAGAACGGAAGCAGGTACAAAGAGAACTTGACCTGTGCCAACTTTGCCAATGACTGTTCCTATAGAAGAAATAAAGGTAATAGCAAGAGAAGAAGCAATCGTTGTTCTTGTTGGAATGTTCAATACACTAAGCATAATAGGAACCAATATGAAGGCTCCTCCTGCTCCTAAAATCCCTGATACTCCTCCAATGATAAAAGCTAACGAGGAAGCTAACCATTTATTAAAGGTCACTTCTCCATTTGCCACGTCTTCTCTCTTTGTCTTAGCAGTAAACATAAAAATAACAGCTATAAGAGCCAAGACTCCATATATATAATTCATTCCTTTTTCAGATATCAAATAAGAAAAGTAACTACTTGCTATGCTGCTTATAAAAATACTGCTTCCCATATATATAATTAAATTTTTGTGTAAAAATCCGCTTTTTCGATAGGCCCAAACCCCGCTGATTGTAGCAAAAAACACTTGGATAGCACCGATGCCTGCAACCTCATGTGCTGTTAATGACATCACCCCTACTAACGGAGGAAGATACAATAACATAGGATAGTTGATAACAGATCCTCCAATGCCTATCATCCCAGATATAAAAGAACCTATAACCCCAATGATAAAAAGAGTTATAACAAAGGCAATATCCATTAGGGTTTCCTCCCTTTCAAGATGAAGGGGTATCCTTTCATCTTGATTGTTCTTTATCCTTTTTTAATCCAAAACATTAACACATGGTCCTCTTCCACTTGCTTTAAAAGTTCATGGCCGTTTGAATTAGTCCAAGCAGTAAAGTCCTTTTTAGCTCCTTTGTCTGTTACATGGACTTCTAAAATTTCACCTTGTTGTAACTCATTGATTACTTTCTTTGTTTTAATAATTGGCATAGGACATGCTAATTTTTTTGCATCTAATACTTTATCTGCTTTCATATTTACAGCTCCTTTGTTATTTTCTTATCAAACTTTTCATATTTTTATTTATCGAATAGCACAGCGATTTGGTCCAATTTCCATTTCACGTTGCTTTTCCTCATCAGGATTTCTTTTCCCCATATTTGTTTCTCGAATTTCTTGGTACGCATGCGGTTGAGGCGGCAGATAATCTGTCACTAAGTGTTTAAATTCTCTCTCATGATCAATATTTAAACCATGATTTTCAGCAAACAACGCACTTAGTAGTTTGGCTACACTTCCATCTTCATTTAACTCGTCAATCATCATAAAGTGAGCTGGTAGTACAATTAATTCATCACATAATTCTTTGTATCGCTTGTAGAGCGTCTCTCTTAAATCGCTTATCCAATCTTCCGCCATACCGGCTAGATCTGGTCTACCAATCGAGTCAATGAACAGAATATCGCCTGAAAGAAGATACTGTTTATCGATGATAAAAGAAGTCGAACCAATCGTATGACCTGGAGAGTAAAGAGCTTGAATAGAAACGTCTGTATTTCCAATCGTAATAACCGTTTCTTCTTCTAATGGTTCATAATCAAACTCAACTTCTTTAGCATCCTTTTCTGGTAACCAGTAAGTTGCTTTTGATTCTTCTGCAAGTGATCTTCCACCTGAAATATGATCTGCATGGAGATGTGTATCAAATACATGAGTGATGGTTGCTCCGATTTCCTTTGAAAAATTTACATAAATATCTGTCATACGTGTAGTATCTATCACAACTGCTTCTTTATTTGCTATAACCATGTATGAGAGACACCCTTTACCGATTCGAACAAATTGATATATCTCTCCACCACCTTTTAGATCTCCTACTTTTACAGGCTCCACATGTTCACTCCATGCTCTCATCCCCCCTTTCAGATATGCTACAGTAAGACCAGCTTCTGAAAGCATATCAGCTACCATAATCGAAGAACCTTCTTTAGCACAAACAACTAAAACCTCTTTATTAGGAGGTATTTTTTCCAAGATCTCTTCTACTCCATCTAAAAGATTAAAGTAAGGTATATTGAGATATTCAAAATAATGGCCCTCAATCTTCCAATCCTTAAAATCATGTTCATTACGAACATCTAAAATAAATAATGGTTCTTTATTCAATATTTTTTGGGTGATCTCTTTCGCAGTAAGAGCATATACAGACATCCTAAATACCCCCTGTAGTATATTTTTTAGTAAAAAATTTTTATAAAAATCAGAATATGAATCATACTTCTTTTTCTCGAAATAGTTCAAAATTTCTCTGACTTTATTTGTAGAATAGCTAGTTTTGTTTAATATACAACACCCCATTTTATTGTTCTATTTCACCTCTCCAATCACGCATTCCAGGGACAACATTAATCAACTTTTTAAAACCTTGTTTTCTCATAGTTTGAGCTGCGATTTCACTTCTTTTTCCAGAATGACAAATAACGTAGATTTCTTCCTCTTTGTTTAAC
This sequence is a window from Priestia filamentosa. Protein-coding genes within it:
- a CDS encoding PAS domain S-box protein, which codes for MRENISDIDYQQVMEYALDPLIIHSNHKIIYVNHAAEEFFRGTKEEIIGASPLDIFQETSKEAIRMRIQSAYEHPAELIEETIYRMDGTTVNVELYCHPILMGNTKVIQTYVRDITTRREHEKKQKEIVKQINELSATLVPLLDGIAILPLVGSIDEERAHQLLTDVPIKVQTQKVNCLIIDFSGIYKLDSIVTEHLFKINHVMSLLGVHCILTGLRPELALSAVQLGINLEGTLKMATVKDALNSLGIIFTSDSSK
- a CDS encoding aminoglycoside 6-adenylyltransferase, whose amino-acid sequence is MRTEQEMMNTIMNIAKNDDRIRAVYMNGSRTNPHVPKDIFQDYDIVYVVTETLPFIKDKKWLNLFGDVLLMQEPNKNDQSQNSAIDSPCSYGYLMLFTDGTRIDLHIEKKEYMQEHYGHEKLTLPLLDKDHSLSPMSSPTDADYHVEKPSEFMFIECCNDFWWNLQNVAKGIWRDELPYAKGMFECVIRSRLDEMVSWWIGSQHNFEISVGKMGKYFKKHLPEEYWEMYKKSYGDDNYDTFWNAIFVTCELFRCLGKDVARTLGFTYHLTEDRNMMSYLTHVKHLPSDAKNIY
- a CDS encoding MBL fold metallo-hydrolase, translated to MSVYALTAKEITQKILNKEPLFILDVRNEHDFKDWKIEGHYFEYLNIPYFNLLDGVEEILEKIPPNKEVLVVCAKEGSSIMVADMLSEAGLTVAYLKGGMRAWSEHVEPVKVGDLKGGGEIYQFVRIGKGCLSYMVIANKEAVVIDTTRMTDIYVNFSKEIGATITHVFDTHLHADHISGGRSLAEESKATYWLPEKDAKEVEFDYEPLEEETVITIGNTDVSIQALYSPGHTIGSTSFIIDKQYLLSGDILFIDSIGRPDLAGMAEDWISDLRETLYKRYKELCDELIVLPAHFMMIDELNEDGSVAKLLSALFAENHGLNIDHEREFKHLVTDYLPPQPHAYQEIRETNMGKRNPDEEKQREMEIGPNRCAIR
- a CDS encoding L-threonine 3-dehydrogenase — protein: MKKILVTGALGQIGSELTLKMREIYGYDNIIATDIRRTESDVVQSGPFEILDVTEEKAMFNMAKKYEVDTIIHLAALLSATAEKKPLLAWHLNMGGLVNALEAARELNCQLFTPSSIGAFGPTTPKNLTPQDIIQRPTTMYGVNKVSGELLCDYYYSKFGVDTRGLRFPGLISYMTPPGGGTTDYAVEIYYEAIKHKRYTSYIAEGTYMDMMYMPDALTAIITLMEADASKLKHRNSFNVSAMSFDPAKIAAEIQKHIPEFVLNYKVDPVRQSIADSWPNRIDSTCAKEEWGFNPEYNLEKMTKDILSKLRLKSISVTA
- a CDS encoding sulfite exporter TauE/SafE family protein, with product MDIAFVITLFIIGVIGSFISGMIGIGGSVINYPMLLYLPPLVGVMSLTAHEVAGIGAIQVFFATISGVWAYRKSGFLHKNLIIYMGSSIFISSIASSYFSYLISEKGMNYIYGVLALIAVIFMFTAKTKREDVANGEVTFNKWLASSLAFIIGGVSGILGAGGAFILVPIMLSVLNIPTRTTIASSLAITFISSIGTVIGKVGTGQVLFVPASVLIIASLLASPLGAYLGQKVNAKFLQWLLALFILATALKIWIGIV
- a CDS encoding sulfurtransferase TusA family protein produces the protein MKADKVLDAKKLACPMPIIKTKKVINELQQGEILEVHVTDKGAKKDFTAWTNSNGHELLKQVEEDHVLMFWIKKG
- a CDS encoding glycine C-acetyltransferase; its protein translation is MSSKTLHEFLKENLDELKNKGLYNVIDPVEGPNGPIITIAGRELINLSSNNYLGLATDQRLIDACLEATKTYGVGAGAVRTINGTLDIHVKLEERLAQFKHTEAAIAYQSGFNCNMAAISAVMDKHDAILSDELNHASIIDGCRLSKAKIIRYNHSDMEDLRTKTRQAKESGMYNKIMIITDGVFSMDGDIAKLPEIVEIAEEFDVMTYVDDAHGSGVLGNGAGTVKHFGLSDRVDFQIGTLSKAIGVVGGYVAGKRDLIDWLKVRSRPFLFSTAVTPGAVAACIEAIDILMDSSDLQNKLWENSNYLKEGLKALGFDIGASETPITPCVIGDEAKTQEFSKRLNEEGVYAKSIVFPTVPKGTGRVRNMPTAAHTKEMLDHALALYEKVGKEMELI